One Helianthus annuus cultivar XRQ/B chromosome 12, HanXRQr2.0-SUNRISE, whole genome shotgun sequence genomic region harbors:
- the LOC110866560 gene encoding uncharacterized protein LOC110866560 has translation MTGFDGDNIALTRDQLAALIDARVAEALATNPEGPSTYTQPRVGTLRAFLECKPHPFDGTEGAIGLLHWIRRVGSAFEEGESPCSKRVVYATSTFQGKVFSWWNAQVQMLGLADANATPWDDFKDLIKEEFCHKDDMQKLEMEYYRLKMVGLEIEAYTKRSNDLAALCPNLSQPPYKRIALYLRGLVPEIQGSVIATKPPTIQQVIRLARHFTNQAVENGRLPRRVTATTNASDYSKRKWNDYQSGGPSTIPPQAQQRRVVGSKGPDPRTGGYQRKRPKCDKCGRHHNGPCARNKCQRCNKVGHEAKDCRSPHPVRQNQPQQQQHHGNIRGCFQCGAEGHIKMNCP, from the coding sequence ATGACCGGATTCGATGGAGACAACATAGCCCTGACAAGGGACCAACTGGCGGCCCTGATAGACGCTCGGGTCGCTGAAGCCTTGGCAACCAACCCAGAAGGACCATCCACATACACCCAACCCCGAGTTGGCACCCTCAGGGCGTTCTTGGAATGCAAACCACACCCTTTCGATGGCACAGAAGGAGCAATAGGTCTTTTACATTGGATCAGGAGGGTCGGGTCTGCGTTCGAAGAAGGTGAAAGCCCATGTAGCAAACGAGTAGTGTACGCCACTAGCACGTTTCAAGGAAAAGTGTTTTcatggtggaacgcgcaagtccAGATGCTCGGATTGGCAGATGCAAATGCCACTCcatgggatgatttcaaggaccTAATCAAGGAAGAATTCTGTCATAAGGATGACATGCAGAAGCTGGAAATGGAGTACTATAGGTTAAAGATGGTTGGCTTGGAGATCGAAGCGTACACGAAAAGGTCCAATGACTTGGCTGCATTGTGTCCTAACTTGTCGCAgcctccctacaagcgaatcgCCCTCTACCTTAGGGGCTTAGTTCCAGAAATCCAGGGTTCAGTGATCGCAACCAAACCCCCTACAATCCAGCAAGTCATCCGTCTAGCACGCCATTTCACAAACCAAGCGGTAGAAAATGGCAGATTGCCCAGGCGTGTGACTGCTACAACTAATGCTTCTGATTACAGCAAACGCAAGTGGAACGACTACCAAAGTGGGGGTCCCAGCACCATACCACCTCAAGCTCAACAAAGGAGGGTCGTTGGGAGCAAGGGCCCTGACCCGCGAACGGGTGGTTACCAAAGAAAACGACCCaagtgtgacaagtgtggccGACATCACAACGGGCCCTGTGCAAGGAACAAGTGTCAGCGGTGTAATAAggtggggcatgaggccaaggattgtaggagccctcaTCCCGTAAGGCAGAACCAAccacagcagcaacaacatcatggGAACATCaggggttgtttccagtgtggagccgAGGGGCACATTAAGATGAATTGTCCCTAG